Genomic DNA from Arthrobacter sp. B1I2:
GCTATTGATGCCCAGAAGAGGGCTGTACGCCGGCGCGCGGGAGGGCGGGTTTCCGCCGGGGAAGAGCTGTCCATGCCCTCGATCCTTCCACCGTCCGGCCGGATTTCAATGCCAGCTGGCCTAGGCTGGTTGAACCAGGGCCCACGGCCGCAGGGTTCCCTGGCCGAGCTTGCGAGGTGAGGGAGCGGTTGGGGACCTACCGGTACGACGTCGAAATCCTGCACCTGCTGGTGTCCCCGGCGCACGCCTACTTCGGGCGGGCCCGGGACGGTGCCGCCGACGTTCCCACCTCCGATGCTGCACAGGCGGAGGTAGTGGCCGGCAAGGGCATCGTGGGCGACCGGTTCTTCGGCAAGGCCGCACACATGGACGCAGCGGTGACCCTGTTCGCCGTCGAGTCCCTGGAAGCCATAGCGGCCGAGCTGGGCGCCGGGCCGTTCGATCCCCTGCTGACCCGGCGGAACGTGGTGCTGCGCGGAGCCCAGCTGGCGCCGCTGCTGGGGCAGGACTTTGGGCTGGAGTCGGGCGGGGACGTGGTGCGCTTCCACGGCGGCCGGCACGCCCAGCCCTGCGCATGGATGAACGGGATGCTGGCACCCGGCGCCCACCCGGCCATGCGGGGACGTGGCGGCATCCGCTGCCGAGCCCTTTCGAGTGGATTGCTGCACCGCGGCCCGGCCGTGCTGGTCAGCCCCGTGCCCCTGGATCCGGAGCAGGCCGGGGAGCCGAGCCTGCTGCGGCCATCGCGGCTGCCCTAGCAAAACGCCCGACGGCGTCACGCACGGCACGCTTTCGGCCCACCTTCGGCGGGGCGCCGCGGAAACCCAGGGTCCCGCCGTCGGGCCTTCGTTCAAAGCATGCCCGGCGTGACGTGCGGCTGCCGCAGTCAGTCCAGTTGCACACCCCGCAGCAGCACCATGGTCCCGCCCACCACCACGGCGGAGGCGAGGAAGACGCCAGCGGAGCCAAGCCCTGCCGCAACGACGCCGATGGCACTTGGCAGGACCACCTGGCCCACGCGGTTGCCGGCGAGCCGAAGCGCGAGTGCCCGGCCGCGCTGCCCGGCGGGGGCCTGCGCAGAAAGCCACGACATGGTCAGCGGCTGGCCGAT
This window encodes:
- a CDS encoding MOSC domain-containing protein produces the protein MRERLGTYRYDVEILHLLVSPAHAYFGRARDGAADVPTSDAAQAEVVAGKGIVGDRFFGKAAHMDAAVTLFAVESLEAIAAELGAGPFDPLLTRRNVVLRGAQLAPLLGQDFGLESGGDVVRFHGGRHAQPCAWMNGMLAPGAHPAMRGRGGIRCRALSSGLLHRGPAVLVSPVPLDPEQAGEPSLLRPSRLP